From Lycium ferocissimum isolate CSIRO_LF1 chromosome 12, AGI_CSIRO_Lferr_CH_V1, whole genome shotgun sequence, one genomic window encodes:
- the LOC132040359 gene encoding (6-4)DNA photolyase, whose amino-acid sequence MLTLSHCFCHLSLKSITSTCCVYKSMASRSNSLMWFRKGLRLHDNPALEYAAKGSKFLYPVFVIDPHYMEPDPTASSPGSAKAGLNRIQFLLESLVDLDLSLKKVGSRLLVLKGDPGEVLIHCLKEWSIGKLCFEYDTEPYYQALDEKVKSYASAAGIEIFSPVSHTLYNPADIIQKNGGSPPLSYQSFLKLAGQPSWASTPLSTAISSLPPIGNTGSFAVSGVPTVRELGYEDLREDERSPFKGGESEALKRLRDSIANKEWVANFEKPKGDPSAFLKPGTTVLSPYLKFGCLSSRYFYQCIQDIQKSAKKHTSPPVSLLGQLLWRDFFYTVAFGTPNFDQMKGNRICKQIPWKNDDELLAAWRDSRTGFPWIDAIMAQLRKWGWMHHLARHSVACFLTRGDLFVHWEKGRDVFERLLIDSDWSINNGNWMWLSCSSFFYQYNRIYSPISFGKKYDPAGNYIRHFLPALKDMPKEYIYEPWTAPISVQRKAKCIIGLDYPKPVVSHDSASKECRMRLGEAYALNKTRNGLVSEEDLNALRRKSDNESTILDSISKKKKQKLIG is encoded by the exons ATGCTGACTTTGTCTCATTGTTTTTGTCATTTGTCTCTAAAATCAATTACTAGCACCTGCTGTGTATACAAATCAATGGCTTCCCGGTCGAACTCTTTGATGTGGTTTAGAAAGGGTTTAAGACTCCATGATAATCCAGCTTTAGAGTATGCAGCTAAAGGGTCTAAGTTTTTATACCCGGTTTTCGTGATTGATCCACACTACATGGAGCCTGACCCGACTGCATCCTCACCTGGTTCGGCTAAAGCCGGGTTGAACCGGATACAGTTCTTGCTTGAAAGCCTTGTTGATCTTGACTTGAGTTTAAAGAAAGTTGGTTCACGTTTGTTGGTGCTTAAGGGTGACCCTGGTGAAGTCTTGATTCACTGCTTGAAGGAG TGGAGCATAGGAAAGCTTTGCTTTGAGTACGACACAGAGCCCTACTATCAAGCTTTAGATGAAAAAGTCAAG AGCTATGCTTCTGCAGCTGGTATAGAGATTTTCTCTCCTGTGAGTCATACCCTCTACAATCCTGCCGATATAATACAAAAG AATGGGGGATCCCCACCTCTGAGTTATCAGTCTTTTCTTAAACTGGCTGGGCAACCATCTTGGGCATCCACCCCTCTTTCaacagcaatatcttcacttcCTCCTATTGGAAATACTGGAAGTTTTGCAGTCTCAGGAGTTCCAACTGTCAGAGAACTTGGTTATGAAGATTTAAGAGAG GACGAAAGGAGTCCTTTTAAAGGTGGAGAATCAGAAGCACTGAAGAGACTGAGAGATTCAATTGCTAATAAG GAATGGGTGGCGAATTTTGAGAAACCCAAGGGTGATCCATCTGCATTTCTGAAACCCGGAACAACTGTTTTATCACCCTACCTAAAG TTTGGTTGTCTCTCTTCCAGGTATTTCTACCAGTGCATTCAGGACATTCAGAAAAGCGCTAAAAAGCATACATCTCCACCTGTTTCTCTTCTTGGACAG TTGTTATGGCGTGACTTTTTCTACACAGTTGCCTTTGGGACTCCTAATTTTGATCAGATGAAGGGTAACAGAATATGCAAACAG ATACCTTGGAAGAACGATGATGAATTGCTTGCTGCTTGGAGAGATTCCAGAACAGGCTTTCCTTGGATTGATGCCATAATGGCCCAG CTTCGAAAGTGGGGTTGGATGCACCATCTTGCCCGACACAGTGTTGCATGCTTTTTAACTCGTGGGGATCTG TTTGTGCATTGGGAGAAAGGACGTGATGTTTTTGAAAGACTGCTTATTGACTCTGATTGGTCAATCAACAATGGAAACTGGATGTGGCTATCATGCTCATCATTTTTCTACCAG TATAATCGGATCTATTCACCAATCTCATTTGGAAAGAAGTATGATCCTGCGGGAAACTATATCAGGCATTTTCTCCCTGCTTTAAAAG ATATGCCAAAGGAGTACATATATGAGCCTTGGACCGCTCCCATAAGTGTCCAACGTAAAGCAAAATGCATCATTGGCTTAGATTATCCCAAACCAG TTGTTTCCCATGACTCTGCAAGCAAAGAATGTCGGATGAGACTTGGTGAAGCATATGCATTGAACAAAACGCGGAATGGCTTGGTCAGTGAGGAAGACTTGAACGCGTTAAGAAGAAAAAGCGACAATGAATCTACAATTCTGGATTCCATTTCGAAGAAGAAAAAACAGAAGTTAATTGGCTAA
- the LOC132040287 gene encoding cytochrome c1-2, heme protein, mitochondrial-like isoform X2 — translation MSLGKKIRTGLDGFGRINRFITRTAYRDETKVSNASDVLKASTFKHDSDGFGSAGLKSFRALAVIGAGVSGLLSFASVAYSDEAEHGLECPSYPWPHEGILSSYDHASIRRGHQVYQQVCASCHSMSLVSYRDLVGVAYTEEETKAMAAEIEVVDGPNDEGEMFTRPGKLSDRFPQPYANEAAARFANGGAYPPDLSLITKARHNGQNYVFTLLTGYRDPPAGVSIREGLHYNPYFPGGAIAMPKMLNDGAVEYEDGTPATEAQVIYVVSFLSWAAEPEMEERKLMGFKWIFVLSLALLQAAYYRRLRWSVLKSRKLVLDVVN, via the exons ATGA gttTGGGAAAGAAGATCAGGACAGGGCTTGATG GATTTGGAAGAATTAACCGTTTTATTACGAGAACAGCTTACAGAGATGAAACCAAGGTTTCAAATGCCAGTGATGTGCTTAAGGCATCCACTTTTAAG CATGACTCAGATGGTTTTGGATCTGCTGGGTTAAAGTCTTTCAGAGCATTAGCAGTCATTGGTGCTGGAGTCTCTGGACTACTTAGCTTCGCAAGTGTTGCTTATTCTGATGAGGCAGAACATGGCTTAGAGTGTCCCAGCTATCCTTGGCCTCACGAAGGCATTCTCAGTTCTTACGACCATGCTTC GATACGTCGAGGTCATCAGGTTTACCAGCAAGTGTGTGCATCCTGCCACTCAATGTCACTAGTTTCATACCGTGATCTTGTTGGTGTTGCTTACACTGAAGAGGAAACTAAGGCCATGGCAGCAGAAATTGAGGTGGTTGATGGCCCTAATGATGAGGGCGAGATGTTCACTCGCCCTGGTAAGCTGAGTGATCGATTTCCACAGCCTTATGCAAATGAAGCAGCTGCAAGGTTTGCTAATGGTGGAGCTTATCCTCCTGATCTAAGTCTTATCACTAAG GCCCGGCATAATGGTCAAAACTATGTTTTCACTCTTCTAACTGGCTACCGGGACCCTCCTGCTGGTGTTTCG ATTAGGGAAGGTCTTCACTATAACCCTTACTTCCCTGGTGGAGCTATAGCGATGCCTAAAATGCTTAATGATGGTGCTGTTGAGTATGAAGATGGTACACCTGCAACTGAGGCGCAAGTAATAT ATGTCGTCTCGTTCTTGTCATGGGCTGCTGAGCCAGAAATGGAAGAGAGAAAGCTG ATGGGTTTCAAATGGATATTTGTTTTATCACTTGCACTTCTCCAAGCAGCTTACTACCGTCGCCTCAGATGGTCTGTCCTGAAATCTCGCAAATTGGTCCTCGACGTTGTCAACTGA
- the LOC132040287 gene encoding cytochrome c1-2, heme protein, mitochondrial-like isoform X1 — protein sequence MSLGKKIRTGLDGFGRINRFITRTAYRDETKVSNASDVLKASTFKHDSDGFGSAGLKSFRALAVIGAGVSGLLSFASVAYSDEAEHGLECPSYPWPHEGILSSYDHASIRRGHQVYQQVCASCHSMSLVSYRDLVGVAYTEEETKAMAAEIEVVDGPNDEGEMFTRPGKLSDRFPQPYANEAAARFANGGAYPPDLSLITKARHNGQNYVFTLLTGYRDPPAGVSIREGLHYNPYFPGGAIAMPKMLNDGAVEYEDGTPATEAQMGKDVVSFLSWAAEPEMEERKLMGFKWIFVLSLALLQAAYYRRLRWSVLKSRKLVLDVVN from the exons ATGA gttTGGGAAAGAAGATCAGGACAGGGCTTGATG GATTTGGAAGAATTAACCGTTTTATTACGAGAACAGCTTACAGAGATGAAACCAAGGTTTCAAATGCCAGTGATGTGCTTAAGGCATCCACTTTTAAG CATGACTCAGATGGTTTTGGATCTGCTGGGTTAAAGTCTTTCAGAGCATTAGCAGTCATTGGTGCTGGAGTCTCTGGACTACTTAGCTTCGCAAGTGTTGCTTATTCTGATGAGGCAGAACATGGCTTAGAGTGTCCCAGCTATCCTTGGCCTCACGAAGGCATTCTCAGTTCTTACGACCATGCTTC GATACGTCGAGGTCATCAGGTTTACCAGCAAGTGTGTGCATCCTGCCACTCAATGTCACTAGTTTCATACCGTGATCTTGTTGGTGTTGCTTACACTGAAGAGGAAACTAAGGCCATGGCAGCAGAAATTGAGGTGGTTGATGGCCCTAATGATGAGGGCGAGATGTTCACTCGCCCTGGTAAGCTGAGTGATCGATTTCCACAGCCTTATGCAAATGAAGCAGCTGCAAGGTTTGCTAATGGTGGAGCTTATCCTCCTGATCTAAGTCTTATCACTAAG GCCCGGCATAATGGTCAAAACTATGTTTTCACTCTTCTAACTGGCTACCGGGACCCTCCTGCTGGTGTTTCG ATTAGGGAAGGTCTTCACTATAACCCTTACTTCCCTGGTGGAGCTATAGCGATGCCTAAAATGCTTAATGATGGTGCTGTTGAGTATGAAGATGGTACACCTGCAACTGAGGCGCAA ATGGGAAAAGATGTCGTCTCGTTCTTGTCATGGGCTGCTGAGCCAGAAATGGAAGAGAGAAAGCTG ATGGGTTTCAAATGGATATTTGTTTTATCACTTGCACTTCTCCAAGCAGCTTACTACCGTCGCCTCAGATGGTCTGTCCTGAAATCTCGCAAATTGGTCCTCGACGTTGTCAACTGA